In the Hordeum vulgare subsp. vulgare chromosome 7H, MorexV3_pseudomolecules_assembly, whole genome shotgun sequence genome, one interval contains:
- the LOC123409421 gene encoding uncharacterized protein LOC123409421 codes for MDGSWAHRARRRGQVETASPIKPSRPSTLSPLPPFPSAPRTRHASPSQERVPANRPEISMDAGAAHAGAAAGGPDDADAAFFSRRRYRCCCFSAPWQSSSSYARRAPAGTTTDEEWWHQVGEAGAGARAGAERRRWWRRGVDALMKVREWSELVAGPRWKTFIRRFRRGHRHGAAAGTGGRKLNYDALSYALNFDEGHGASPDANGGEFPVYPDFSTRFAAPPGSARSSMDLGGRDAPSLFHHPLPQQPHAPPAAARG; via the coding sequence ATGGATGGCAGTTGGGCTCACCGGGCGCGCCGTCGCGGGCAAGTGGAAACCGCCTCCCCGATAAAACCCTCGCGCCCCTCCACGCTCTCGCCTCTGCCTCCGTTCCCCTCCGCCCCGCGCACGCGCCACGCATCGCCCTCCCAAGAAAGAGTCCCGGCCAACCGCCCCGAGATCTCCATGGACGCCGGCGCCGCACACGCCGGCGCGGCGGCGGGAGGGCCCGACGACGCCGACGCGGCCTTCTTCTCGCGCCGCCGGTACCGCTGCTGCTGCTTCTCCGCGCCGTGGCAGTCGTCCTCCTCGTACGCCCGCCGCGCGCCCGCGGGGACGACGACGGACGAAGAGTGGTGGCACCAGGTGGGCGAAGCGGGCGCAGGGGCGAGGGCGGGCGCGGAGCGGCGCCGGTGGTGGCGGCGCGGGGTGGACGCGCTGATGAAGGTGCGGGAGTGGTCGGAGCTGGTGGCCGGCCCGCGCTGGAAGACCTTCATCCGGCGGTtccgccgcgggcaccggcacggggcCGCCGCCGGCACCGGGGGGCGGAAGCTCAACTACGACGCGCTCAGCTACGCGCTCAACTTCGACGAGGGCCACGGCGCCAGCCCGGACGCCAACGGCGGCGAGTTCCCAGTGTACCCCGACTTCTCCACCCGCTTCGCCGCGCCGCCGGGCTCCGCCAGGTCCTCCATGGACCTCGGCGGCCGCGACGCGCCCTCGCTGTTCCACCACCCGCTGCCGCAGCAACCGCACGCTCCCCCCGCCGCCGCGCGGGGCTGA